AAGATGCGTTTCAAAGGCGCTGCGCTCCGCTTCGCGCAGATCGCCATTCAAATAGTCGTCAAGGCGCGTGCAATGTTCGGTGCTCATGTGGACGCCCTCGCGTCGCAAGTGTTGTGCGGCGTTTCGGTGAACATCGACCGCATTTTCTTTCTCGCCAACGATAGATTCATCTTTACCGCGTCGTGCTTGCACTTCAGCACGCCGGCGATCTCCGTAAGATTGAGTCCTTCGCAGGCGAACAGGTATAGCACTTCGCGCTGCCGCGGTGGTAACGCGTCGAGCGCCGCGACCGCCCTG
This DNA window, taken from Planctomycetia bacterium, encodes the following:
- a CDS encoding sigma-70 family RNA polymerase sigma factor, producing the protein ASPTLEHPAMPHKIQPSPRQLVVNSPTDSGEDPENEEVARAVAALDALPPRQREVLYLFACEGLNLTEIAGVLKCKHDAVKMNLSLARKKMRSMFTETPHNTCDARAST